The genomic region TGCTGACCGGGTACGCGCCGCTCGGGGTGGTGCCGGGGCAGGGCAGTTCGGGCTGGTCGGGGCAGTGGGGGCTGGTCGCGGTGATCTCCGTCAATGCCGTGCTCTCGGTCATCGCGCTGATCAAGGGCAAGCTGTGGACCGGGCTGCTCGGCATCATGGTCCCCGGTCTCTCCTGGATCGGCGCGATCCGGCTGGCCCGGCCGTCCAGCCCCTGGGCGCGCTGGCGCTACGCCGACCGGCCGCGCCGTCGGGCCCGGGCGCTGCGCCGCGAGCGGCTGCTGCACGCGCGCGCCGACCGGGCCCGCACCTGGCTCTTCGACCTGATCGCCGGCGCACCCGACAAGGTCCCCGCGCACCACACCGCCACCCACCGGATGGCCGAGGCGATGGCCGCCCGGGCCGCCGCGCACCTGGACCCGGCCCGGGCCGGCCACACCGCGCAGCCGGTCGAGCGGGCCGCGGACCAGCGCCGCCGCACCGTCCAAGCCGGCCGGGCCCGCTCGTACCGCACCCGGGCGCCACGCCGTCGGGCCTGATCGACCGTCAGGGTCCTGCGTCGACGATCTCACCCGCCCGGCCGCATGTAGCTACCCCTGACCGACTGTCAGATTTGAGAATATTGCGTCAAGTGACGGGATGGTCACGTGATGGGATATTTCGTTGATCTTTGGGCGGCTTGTCGGACATGAGGTTTCCCTGGTGCCACGCAGACTCCGGCTCACCCTGCTGCTGGCCCTGACCGTACTGGCCGGGTCGCTCGCCAGCCCTGCCGTCCCGTCGGCGGGCGCGGTGCCGTCGGCCGTCGCCGTCGCCGAGGACCCGGTGCCGTCAACCGTCGCCGTCGCCGAGGACCCGGCGCCGTCAGCTGTCGCCGTCGCCGAGGAACCGGCGGCGCCCGACGGAGCGCCGTACCCGTCCACCGGTGAGATCGCCCAGGCCCAGGCCGAGGCCGATCGACGGGCCCGGGCCGCCACCGCCATCGAGGCCCAGCTGGCCGGTGCCAAGACCGAACTCGACCGGGCCGCGCTGGTGGCGGAGCAGGCCGTGGAGGCCTACAACGGAGCCCAGGTCAGGCTCGCCGCGGCGCGCACTGCGGCCGCAGCCGCCACCGCCCGGGCAGCGGCGGCGCAGGCGGCCCGGGCCGAGGCCGCCGAGGACGCCGCGAGCCTGGCCGCCGCCACCTACCGGGCCGGCACCACCCCCGAACTCTCCGCGATCGACGCCCTGCTGGGCGCCCGAGGCCCGCGCGCCGCCGGTGAGCAGGCCGCCGCGGTGGGCGCGGCCGGGCGCACCACCCGGCAGATCCTGGACGCGGCCACCGCCACCGCCCAGGCCGCCGCCGAGGCCGCACGGGCCGCCTCGGACGCGACCGACACGGCCGAGCGGGCCGCCGGCGCGGTCGAGCAGGCCAAGGCCCAGGCGCAGGCCCGGGTGACCGAGCAGCAGCAACTGGTGGTCGGGCTCGACAGGCGACGCGAGCGGCTGCTCGGCGAACTGGCCGCCGCCCGCGACACCACCGTCGAGCTCGAACTCCGGCGCCAGGCGGCGCTGGAGGCGATCGCGGCCAAGCAGGCGGAGGAGGCAGCCAAGGCCGCGGCCGCCGCCCGGGCCCAGCAGGAGGCCGAGGCCCAGGCCGACGCGGCGCGGGCCCAGGCCGACGCGGCGCGGGCCCAGCACCCGGACGCGGCACCGCCCAAGGCGGCCCCCTGGTCCGAGGTCGGCGCCCAGGCGGCGCTCGACTTCGCCCGCGCCAAGCTCGGCCTGCCGTACATCTGGGGCGGCGAAGGCCCGACCGGCTACGACTGCTCCGGCCTGACCATGCTGGCCTGGCGCCAGGGCGGCAAGCGGCTGACCCACTTCGCCGCCGACCAGTACGCCGAGTCCACCCCCGTGAACTACCGTCAGCTGCGCCCCGGCGACCTGGTCTTCTGGACCCACACCGGCCGCGCCGCCGACATCTACCACGTGGCCATCTACCTCGGTGACGACCAGATCATCGAGGCCCCCCGCCCCGGCGCGGCGATCAAACAGGCCAGCCTCTGGATCATGGGCCCACCAGACTTCTACGCCCGCCCGTAGGCGCCGGCCGGGCGGCCGGAAAATCGGATGCCGCGGGCCTGCGGGCGGGCCTACCGTGGCGGGATGAGCAGCGACGTACCGATCGAGATCCGTGCCATCGACGAGGACGGGCTGGCCGCCTGGGGCAGCGCGGTGAGCGTCGGCTTCATGCGGGCAGGCCTGCCGGACGGGGTGGAGTTCCGTCGGCTGCGGCTGTTCCCCGGGCGTACCCTCGGCGCCTTCGACGGGGACCGGGTGGTCGCCACCCTGCGCAGCACGCCCAACCAGCTGACGCTGCCCGGCGGTGCGCTGCTGCCGGTCTCCGCGATCACCGGCGTGACGACCGCTCAGACCCACCGGCGGCGCGGCCTGCTCACCCGGCTGATGGGGCAGGACCTGGCGGCCGCCCGCGAGCGCGGCGAGTCGGTGGCGATCCTGATCGCCGCCGAGTACGGCATCTACGGCCGCTTCGGCTTCGGCCCGGCCACCCGGCTGCACGGTTGGCAGATCGACCTCAAGCGGGCCCGCGGCCTGCGCGCCGACCTCCCCGGCGCGGTCGGGGGCCGGTTGGACCTGGTCGGTATGGCCGAGCTCGGCAAGATCGGCCCGGCGCTGCACGAGAGTTGGCGTCACCGCCAGCCCGGCGCGATCGGCCGGGACGAGGCGTTCTGGAAGATGGCCACCGGTGAGCTCGCCCCGCCCGGCACGGACTGGAAGGAGCCGTTCGCGGTCGTCCACCGGGACGCCGCCGGCACCGTCACCGGCCTGGCGACCTACCGGGTCAACGACCAATGGGACGGCGCCTACCCCGACTGCACGCTGACGGTGACGGACTTCCTCGCCCTGGACCGGGCGACCGCCGTCACCCTGTGGCGCTACCTGCTCGGGGTCGACTGGGTCAGCCGGGTGGTGGTGGAGAACGTCGGCCCCGACGATCCGCTGCCGCTACTGCTGAACGACCCCCGTGCGGCGGTGCCGCACACCGACAACTTCGACTTCATGTGGCTGCGGGTGCTCGACCTGCCGACCGCCTTCGGGGCTCGGAGCTACGCCGGCCCGGGGCGGGTGGTGTTGGAGGTGGCCGACCCCGACGGGTACGTGGCAGGCCGCTGGGCCCTGGAGGCGGACGCCGACGGGACCGGCCGGGCGGTGCCCAGCACCGAGGAGCCGGACCTCGCGCTCACCGCCTCGGCGCTGGGCAGCCTCTACCTGGGCGCCGAGTCGGCCGCCCGGCTGGCGGCGGCCGGGCTGGTCGAGGAGCGGCACCCGGGCGCGGCCTTCTCGCTGGACCGGTTGCTCTCCACCCCGCTCAAGGCCTGGAACCCGGACGGCTTCTGACGGTTCGTCACAGATACGGTCCGTCACGGATGGGGTGCTACTTGGCGGTGCGGCCTATGGTCGGCAGGATGAACTCCTGGATCAGCCCCTTGGCGTCCCGCACGATCGGGCGGAAGACCCGGTAGCGGGACAGGCTGACCACCCGCGCCGCCATCGGCGTGGAGCGCTTGACGAACTCGCGGGTCCGTTCGGTCTCCGGCGTCCGGTCGAAGACCCAGTAGAGGACGACGATCATCAGGTGCAGCCAGAGCAGGTCGGGGAGCAGCTCGACCAGCTCGGGGTCGAGCTTGCGGGCCAGGTCGGAGCCCAGCAGCACTTCTCGGAACAGATCGACCGCGGTGGCCCGGGCCCGGTGGGACTCGTTGGCGAACGGGCTCAGCGAGCTGTTCGGGTCGGCGGCGGTGCGGAAGAACTGGGCGGCGAACTCGTGGTACGCCGCCGCGCAGTCCAGCCAGGACAGCAGGGCGATCTCCAGCCGGTCCGCGAACTCGGTGTGGCCGCGCAGGCGCTCTCTGGCGTCCGCCGCGTGCTCGTGGGTCATCCGGTCGTAGAAACCCTGGATCAGGAATTCCTTCGACTCGAAGTAGTAGTAGGCGTTTCCGACCGAGATCCCGGCCTCGGCGGCGATCGCGCGCATGGTGGTCTTCTCGTAGCCGCGTTCCTGGAAGAGCCGCATCGCGGTCTCCAGGATCAGCGCGCGGGTCTGCTCGCTCTTGCCGGTCTTGGGGCGGGCGCGACCCCCCGGCAGCTCGGCTGCCTGTGCGGCGGCCGGGGTGGGCTCGCTCGCGCCGGGGCTGCTGCCGGTCTGCCCCGCCGGGGTCCTCTCGTCATCCACAGGGACTGAGCCTAGCCGTGCCGCGAGCGGCGGTTGTCGGCGCGACCGGCCACGCGGCGACGGCAGCGGCGGTGCTGGTAGTGGTGCTGGTGTCGGTGGTACCGGATGCCCCCTCCGCATCCGGTACCACCGCCCTGCGGGGAGCGGTCATGGGCGGGCGGGCCGCGGCTGCGGTCGCCGTGGCGGTCGCACCGATGCGTGGCGCTGGTGGATCCGTCGACCACGGCTGGGTCGGTAGGCCACCCAGGCCGTGTCGCGGCTGGCGACGCGTACCTCTGCGGCATGGCTGACAGCTGTGCAGTCCACCGGGACCACTCCGTTTCGAACGCGTTCAAAGACCGTCGGCGGAGACTGTATCGCCGACTTTGAACGCGTTCAAGTCCAACCCGAGGGAGCCGTGGCAGGATGAGGAGGTGATCCACACCGATGTCTCGATCCGCCCAGGTGGCCCCGCCGACGCGGCGGCCGTGGCCGAACTGCACGCCAACAGCTGGCGCACCGCGTACGCCGGGATCGTCCCGGCCGAGGCGCTGGGCGAGGGGCTGGCCGAGCAGCGGCAGGAGGTCTGGTCGATCCGGCTCACGGCCGACTACGGCGAGCCGGCCAACACGCCGCGGTTGCTGATCGCGGAGACCGCAGCCGGGGAGCTCGTCGGCTTCGGCTACCTGGTCCCGCAGCCCGACGGCCGCGTGCTGCTGGACAACCTGCACGTCCGCCCCGGTCACACCGGCGCCGGGACCGGGGCCGCACTGCTGGGCGAGGCACGGGCCTGGGTCGCGCGGGAGCACCCGAAGTCGGCGCTCTATCTGGAGGTGCTGCGCGCGAACCGCCGGGCCGTCGCCTTCTACGAGCGGGCCGGGGGTGTCCGCACCGGCGAGGGGTGGGGCGTCTTCCCGGGCGGGGTCGAGCTGGCGGAGTACGAGTACACCTGGGCGCGCCCGTAGCAGGCGTGGGCTTCGGGGGCGGGCGGCGGGGCGGGTGTCAGCGGCGGGCTGGGACTCGGGCAGTTGCGGGCGAGGCCAGCCACCGGGTGCCGACCAGTGCGACCAGCAGCGCGAGGGCCGCTGCCGCCGCCGGGAGGGCAAAGCCGGTGCCGGCGCCCCCACTCTGCTGGGCGACCGCACCGCCGAGTGCCGAGCCGGCCGAGATGCCGGTGACGATGCCCGAGACCGCGATCGCCATCCCCTCGTTCAGGGCGGCCGCCGGGAGTACGCGCTGAAGCAGCGTCATACCGGTCACCATGGTCGGCGCGGTGCCCGTCCCGGCCAGGAAGAGGGCGACCGCGAGCAGTCCCGGACCGCCGCCGAGCCCGGCGACGGTGACCGGGAGCAGCATCAGGCAGCTCATCGCGGTCAGCCCGAGCAGCAGCCGGGTGCCGGGCGCGCGGCGGGCCGGCAGCAGCCCGAAGGCCAGCCCCGAGACGCAGGAGCCGGCGGCCTGCAGGCCCAGCAGCACGCCCGCCACGGACTGGTGACCGTGCGAGCCGGCCCAGGCCAGCGTGCCGATCTCCATGGAGCCGAAGAGGATCCCGGTGACGAAGAAGACGGCCAGCAGCACCAGCGTCCCGGGGGACCGCAACGGCGAGCGCGAGCCGCCGCTCGGCGCCGCGGCGATCGGCGGCTCGGTACGGCGCTGGGCGGCGAAGAGCAGCGCGCCGGCGGTGGAGAGCGCGGAGATCGCGAGCAGCCCCGCCTCCGGGTAGAGGGTGGTGCAGAGCAGCATCCCGAGCACCGGGCCGGCCATGAAACAGAGCTCGTCCAGCACCTGCTCGAGCGAGTTGGCGCTGTGCAGCGCACTGGGGTCGGTGCCGTGCAGATGGGTCCAACGGGCCCTGGACATCCCGCCGAGGTTGGGTGCCACCGAGGCGACGAAGGAGGCCAGGCAAAGCAGCCAGCCCGGGGCGCCGCCGTGGATCAGGAACGGTGCGGCGGTGCGCGGCACGGCCGAGACCAGCGCGGTGGGGACCGAGACCCGGCTCTGCCCGTACCGGTCGACCAGCCATCCGAGCAGCGGCATGCCCAGGGCCACGCCGATCATCCCGGCCGCCGAGACGGTCCCGGCCAGCGCGTAGGAGTGGCGGCGCGCGACGATCGCGGTCAGCAGGCTGACGCCGAGCATCGAGTAGGAGAGCCGGCCGATCAGCCCGTAGAGGGTGAAGGCAAGCGCGCCGGGTGGGGCGAGGACGCGGCGGTAGGACGAGAACACAGGGCTCCAGACAGCAAGATCAAGGGGATGCCCTCAGCCTGGTCGCCCGGCCCCGGTCCGGTCCAACACCTGTTCCCAGTCATTGACGCAACTGTGTTGTCAATCCTTGTTACGCTGCCGCGCATGCCCGAGGACCTGCACCCCCGCCTACTGCGCGGCTTCGTCGCCACCGCCGAGACGCTGCACTTCGGTCAGGCGGCGGCCCGGCTGCACCTGGCGCAGCAGGCGTTGAGCCGGGACATCAAGAGCCTGGAGCGGCTGCTCGGCCGCGAGTTGTTCACCCGCACCACGCGCAGCGTCGCACTCACGGCCGCCGGGGAGCGGCTGTTGCCGCAGGCCCGGCGGCTGCTCGCGCTACAGGCCGAGATGCTCGCCCCGGCGGAGCGCGATCGGCCGGTGCTGGTCGACCTCAACAGCGCCGTGACCGGTGAGGACCTGACCGGGGAACGGATCCTGGCCGCTGCTCGGGCGGCCGACCCCGAGGTCGAGCTGCTGGCTCGCTACCACGGTGGACTGACCGCCGGAGTACGGGAGTTGCTGGCCGACCGGCTGGACGCCTCGTTCGGCTGGTTCAGCGGACTGCCGGCCGCGCTGCGCGAGCGGCTGGTGCAACGGCCGGTCCGGCTCGAACGGGTGGCGCTGCTGCTGCCGCAGACCCACCCGCTGGCCGGACGGCCGGCGATCAGGGTGGCCGAGCTGGTCGGCTCACCGGTGGACATCTGCGCGGGCAACCCGGCCACCACCGAGTGGACCGCCTTCGGTGAACGGCTGCTGGGCGAGCACGGGTTGACCGCCGCAGCACCCTTCGCACCGCCGGTCGGGGCCGCCGAGACGGCTCGCTACCTGGCCCAGCACGGCGACCCGATGCTGACCACGACGGGTGGCCCGCAGCTTCCCGGCGTGGTCACCCGCCCGCTGGTGGACCCGGTGCCGCTCACCCTCGTGAGCCTGGTGCACCGGCCCGGGCCGGTGGCCGCCGGGGTCGCGCTGCTCCTCGCCCAGGCCGCCGAACTCGGCGAGCGAGAGGGCTGGTT from Kitasatospora azatica KCTC 9699 harbors:
- a CDS encoding C40 family peptidase; this translates as MPRRLRLTLLLALTVLAGSLASPAVPSAGAVPSAVAVAEDPVPSTVAVAEDPAPSAVAVAEEPAAPDGAPYPSTGEIAQAQAEADRRARAATAIEAQLAGAKTELDRAALVAEQAVEAYNGAQVRLAAARTAAAAATARAAAAQAARAEAAEDAASLAAATYRAGTTPELSAIDALLGARGPRAAGEQAAAVGAAGRTTRQILDAATATAQAAAEAARAASDATDTAERAAGAVEQAKAQAQARVTEQQQLVVGLDRRRERLLGELAAARDTTVELELRRQAALEAIAAKQAEEAAKAAAAARAQQEAEAQADAARAQADAARAQHPDAAPPKAAPWSEVGAQAALDFARAKLGLPYIWGGEGPTGYDCSGLTMLAWRQGGKRLTHFAADQYAESTPVNYRQLRPGDLVFWTHTGRAADIYHVAIYLGDDQIIEAPRPGAAIKQASLWIMGPPDFYARP
- a CDS encoding GNAT family N-acetyltransferase; the encoded protein is MSSDVPIEIRAIDEDGLAAWGSAVSVGFMRAGLPDGVEFRRLRLFPGRTLGAFDGDRVVATLRSTPNQLTLPGGALLPVSAITGVTTAQTHRRRGLLTRLMGQDLAAARERGESVAILIAAEYGIYGRFGFGPATRLHGWQIDLKRARGLRADLPGAVGGRLDLVGMAELGKIGPALHESWRHRQPGAIGRDEAFWKMATGELAPPGTDWKEPFAVVHRDAAGTVTGLATYRVNDQWDGAYPDCTLTVTDFLALDRATAVTLWRYLLGVDWVSRVVVENVGPDDPLPLLLNDPRAAVPHTDNFDFMWLRVLDLPTAFGARSYAGPGRVVLEVADPDGYVAGRWALEADADGTGRAVPSTEEPDLALTASALGSLYLGAESAARLAAAGLVEERHPGAAFSLDRLLSTPLKAWNPDGF
- a CDS encoding TetR/AcrR family transcriptional regulator, with amino-acid sequence MDDERTPAGQTGSSPGASEPTPAAAQAAELPGGRARPKTGKSEQTRALILETAMRLFQERGYEKTTMRAIAAEAGISVGNAYYYFESKEFLIQGFYDRMTHEHAADARERLRGHTEFADRLEIALLSWLDCAAAYHEFAAQFFRTAADPNSSLSPFANESHRARATAVDLFREVLLGSDLARKLDPELVELLPDLLWLHLMIVVLYWVFDRTPETERTREFVKRSTPMAARVVSLSRYRVFRPIVRDAKGLIQEFILPTIGRTAK
- a CDS encoding GNAT family N-acetyltransferase, whose amino-acid sequence is MIHTDVSIRPGGPADAAAVAELHANSWRTAYAGIVPAEALGEGLAEQRQEVWSIRLTADYGEPANTPRLLIAETAAGELVGFGYLVPQPDGRVLLDNLHVRPGHTGAGTGAALLGEARAWVAREHPKSALYLEVLRANRRAVAFYERAGGVRTGEGWGVFPGGVELAEYEYTWARP
- a CDS encoding MFS transporter — its product is MFSSYRRVLAPPGALAFTLYGLIGRLSYSMLGVSLLTAIVARRHSYALAGTVSAAGMIGVALGMPLLGWLVDRYGQSRVSVPTALVSAVPRTAAPFLIHGGAPGWLLCLASFVASVAPNLGGMSRARWTHLHGTDPSALHSANSLEQVLDELCFMAGPVLGMLLCTTLYPEAGLLAISALSTAGALLFAAQRRTEPPIAAAPSGGSRSPLRSPGTLVLLAVFFVTGILFGSMEIGTLAWAGSHGHQSVAGVLLGLQAAGSCVSGLAFGLLPARRAPGTRLLLGLTAMSCLMLLPVTVAGLGGGPGLLAVALFLAGTGTAPTMVTGMTLLQRVLPAAALNEGMAIAVSGIVTGISAGSALGGAVAQQSGGAGTGFALPAAAAALALLVALVGTRWLASPATARVPARR
- a CDS encoding LysR family transcriptional regulator is translated as MPEDLHPRLLRGFVATAETLHFGQAAARLHLAQQALSRDIKSLERLLGRELFTRTTRSVALTAAGERLLPQARRLLALQAEMLAPAERDRPVLVDLNSAVTGEDLTGERILAAARAADPEVELLARYHGGLTAGVRELLADRLDASFGWFSGLPAALRERLVQRPVRLERVALLLPQTHPLAGRPAIRVAELVGSPVDICAGNPATTEWTAFGERLLGEHGLTAAAPFAPPVGAAETARYLAQHGDPMLTTTGGPQLPGVVTRPLVDPVPLTLVSLVHRPGPVAAGVALLLAQAAELGEREGWLTPPPAAWMAAEDAALLS